The DNA segment TTGTATTGTTTATTATTTTATGGGTAATCTCAATGAAACCAAGACAACGATTAATTATTTCAGCTAACTTTGCCTTATTCTATGGACTATTCCGATTTATTGCAGAGTTTTTCCGCCAACCAGACCCACAAATGGGTTATGTTTTATTTGATTGGATGACTATGGGCCAAGTACTTTCTGTGCCAATGATTGCTTTTGGTATTCTAGTTATCATTTGGCGCATATCAAATAAAGTGAAAGTATACTCACCTAATGCTAAAACTTATTTAGGATATCAAGGAGTTTGAACCATGAAACAATATCTTCAATTCTTAAGCCATATTCAAACACATGGTACTAAAAAATCAGATCGCACAGGTACCGGCACAACAAGTGTTTTTGGTTATCAAATGCGCTTTGATTTAAACAAAGGATTTCCCTTAGTCACCACCAAAAAAATTCATTTAAAAAGTGTTATATATGAGCTTTTATGGTTTTTAAAAGGTGAAACTAATGTTAAATATCTTCAAGATAATGGTGTTCGTATTTGGAATGAATGGGCATTAGATAATGGAGATTTGGGACCCGTTTATGGTCAGCAATGGCGATCATGGCATACACCAGATGGGCGAGTAATTGACCAAATCCAAGAAGTCATTCAACTGATTAAAACTAAACCTGATTCTCGACGCTTACTTGTTAATGCCTGGAATCCAGCTGTTCTTCCAGATGAATCTATTTCACCACAAGAAAATGTCAAACAAGGCAAAGCAGCCCTTCCTCCTTGTCATACATTATTCCAGTTTTATGTTGCAGATAATAAGCTTTCCTGTATGTTAACTCAACGATCGGCTGATGCATTTTTAGGTGTACCATTTAATATTGCTTCTTATGCTCTATTAACACATATTATGGCACAACAATGTGATTTAGAGGTTGGTGAATTTATTTTCTCAGGTGGTGATTGTCACATATATCACAATCATCAAGAGCAAATTCAAGAACAACTAAATAGAACACCCTACCCATTACCGAAATTAAATATAAAACGTAAACCTCAACGCATTGAAGACTATAACTATGAAGATTTTGAAATACTAGAATATCAACATCACCCAGCAATTAAAGGCTTAGTTGCAGTATAAAATAACCAGTTTGGAATTGATAACCCTATGGCCCATTCACTAGATAAAGATAAGATCAAAATTCTATTGCTTGAAAATATTAGTCAATGTGCAGTTGATGCATTCCACCGAGCTGGATATCGCAATATAGAACAAATAAAAGGTGCTTTAAACGAAGAACAATTAATAGAGAAACTACAAGATACACGTATTTTAGGTATTCGTTCACGCAGTAATTTAAATGAAATGATTTTAAAACAAGCACCTAAATTAGTTGCAATTGGTTGTTTTTGTATCGGAACAAATCAAGTGAGTGTTCAAGCTGCAGAACGATATGGAATTCCTGTTTTTAATGCTCCATTTTCTAATACACGCAGTGTTGCTGAACTTGTCATTGGACAAATGATCTTATTATTACGAGACATTCCAAAGAAAAATGCACAACTTCATCAAGGTATTTGGAATAAGTCAGCAACCAATAGTCATGAAATTCGTGGTAAAACGCTCGGTATTATTGGTTACGGTCATATTGGCTCACAAGTAAGCGTACTTGCTGAAGCATTGGGTTTAAAAGTTATCTTCTATGATATTGTTAATCGTTTGCCATTAGGTAATGCAAATTCGGTTACTTCTTTAGATGAACTATTAAAGCTCTCTGATATCGTTTCATTACATGTGCCAGAGACCGAGCTAACTTATAATATGATTAATAATGAACAGTTAGCGCTTATGAAAAATAATGCTGTTCTAATTAATGCCTCTCGCGGCAATGTTATTGAGATTAATGCCTTATATCGATATTTAAAACAAGGTAAATTTTTAGGTGTTGCTATTGATGTTTTTCCTGAAGAACCAGAAACAAATCAAATGGCATTTAATTCACCCTTAATTGAATTTGATCATGTTTTATTAACCCCACATATTGGTGGTAGTACGATAGAAGCTCAAGAGAATATTGGTGTTGAAGTTGCTGATAAACTCATCCATTATTCAGACAATGGTTCAACATTATCTTCTATAAACTTTCCTCAAGCTTCTTTACCTATTCATGATCATGGCTGTCGTTTATTACACATCCATGTCAATCAACCAGGCATGATGCGACAAATTAACCGAGTCTGCTCTGAGTCGAATATTAATATTCTTGGGCAATATTTACAAACAACTACGAATATTGGCTATGTTGTTATGGATATTGAAACTGATCAACAAACTGCTTTGAGTCTACTTGCCAAACTTAAAGCAATTGATGGTACAATTCGTTCGAGGATTTTATATTGAATGGTATCGAATCCAAATTAACTGACTTTTTAAAACAGTACCCTACAGATAAAATTAGTATTGGCTTAAGTGGTGGTATTGATTCAATTGTTCTCTTACATGCATTAAGTAAATTTAGAAATCAATATCAATTTACACTCAAAGCAATTCATATTAACCATAGCCTACAAGAAAAATCTAAAGATTGGGCTGTATTTTGTGAGACGTTTTGTCAACAACTTGGTATCGAGTTTATTGCCGTTGAATTAAATGACTCACCTACTGAAGGAAACAGTATTGAAGCTTGGGCACGTCAAAAGCGTTATGAAGCCTTTGAAAATATATTAGCTGCTGATCAATGTAATTATTTATATCTAGCTCATCACCAAAATGATCAAGTTGAAACATTTTTGCTTAATTTAATGCGCGGTAGTGGTGTCAATGGTTTATCTGCAATGCCTAGTGTTCGTACAACTAATCATTATACTCTTATACGTCCTTTATTAACAATTCCAAGAAGTAACATTGAAGCTTACGCTAATCATCATCATTTAAAGTGGATTGATGATCCAAGCAATGATAATACTCGATTTGATCGTAATTTTATGCGCCATGAGATTGTAAATAAATTAAATCAACGTTTTAACGCACTAAATAATATCAGTCAATCTGCTATTTTTTGCCAAGAAACTGCACAACTATTAGATCAATATTTACAAAATGACCTGACATCTATTCTAATCGATGAACAATATTTAGATCACTTATCACTGCTTAAACTAGATAAAATTAAACAAATACAACTTATTCGACTTTGGATTAAACAACAAAATATAATCCCACCAAATCGAAATAAAATGAATCAATTTATTGATTCTATCCAATTTGCTAAAAATAATTGGCAGCTACATTTCAATGACTATGTATTAATTCTCTATAATGATTTACTTAGATTATATAAAGATATACCTGAGATCCCAGAATCTTTTCATATCCAATGGTCTGGTGAAGTAATTAATTTAAAAGAATATGATTTCTCGATTACAAAGTTAGATCTTCACAGCCTCGGAATTGATAGTGATAAACTCAATTGGCAAGATGTTATTATTCGGGCTCGTAAAGCTAATGATTATTGTCGTCCAATTGGTAGAAATAAACAAAATAAACTGAAAATTATTTTTCAAGAAAAACAGATCCCACTATGGCTACGCAAACGCACACCAATTATAGAGTACCAAGGCAAGATTATTGCTGTTGGTAAATTATTTGGCTGCAACTAAAAATTTAGATGTACTACTAGTTACTATAGTTACAACAGTACCCATAATAAAACTTAATGGTATTACATATACTGCCCAATACCACATATATACAGGTTCTCCAAAATAAAAATAACAAAATACACCACCACATATACCAAAGATAATACTCACTAGACTCGCCATTGAGTTGACTTTTTTCCAATAAAATCCACCTAATAATGAAAATGCCAATGCAGATATAGGAATATTCATTAATACCATTTTTTCAAAAATTTGATCAATAAACACATTTGCTAGCCAATAAGAAAATATAGCAATAATCAATGTAGTAAGTATACTATACTTAAGCGGCGTTTTTTGAATTTCTTCTACACGATGAGCAATAAATACCGATGCAATCGTATTCCATAGTCCTACGATTGTTGTTGCAGCAATAAAAAATAACATTGCATAAGCAATACCTTGAAAAACTTTAGGTAAATAATAATGAATAAGATAAGGAATTGCTTCTTGAGGTTGGCAATGAATACTTGGGTCTTTTTGAAGATTGGCAGCCGCTAAAATAGCTAATGCATAAATAAAAGCAACAATGATACTTGCAATAATAACCGCTTTTAATGCTGTTTTTTTAGATTGTGCTGAAAATATTTTTTGTCCATACCATGGAGCAAGTATATAAGTAAACATCGTAATAATAATCAGTGAAAATAATAATGAGTTAGGTAACATTTGATGAACAGAGTGAGTAGTTGAAACTGATTTAACGGATAAAGAACTCATAAAATATAAAAACGGAAAGATAACTAAGGTGATTAAAAAACTAAAAATATCAATTTGAATAATTGAACGTAATCCCCCTCTAATTGTTATCAATGACATAATTAAGCAAAAAATCCCACTGACAAACCATTCATTTAAATTTGGAAAAACAGGTAAAAAGATTAATGTTAAAGATTTAATATAGTTTGCACTAAAGCCGATCATTGCTAAGGTTAAAATAATTTTGGCAATTAACCCAATAAGCTTATTATAGCGATAGTCAAAATATGTTGTTACACTTACAGCATCAAATGCCTTCCATTTTTTTGCAACTGTAATCGCATAAAACATTAAACCAAATAGAAATACAAGTGATAAACTAACCGCAGAGCTACCATAACCATAACCTAATGAAGCAAAGCCAACGAGAGTTGATGTATTTAATTCTGTCATCACTAAAGTTGCAACCAATGCAAAAAGTGCTGTTTTTTTATTTGATACAAAATATGATTCAGTATTTAATGTTTTTTTCTGGCTTTTAAATGTTAAAATTCCAACAACTATAATTAACAATATAAAACTAATCCAGTTAAATAGCCCCATAATTCACATTTCATATTGTTTTATCTTTAATGACAATTACAATACATTATTTTAAATGTGCTTAAAAGTTATTGCAGTATAAAAATAAAATAAATTACCAACTAAACTTAGTATAGTATCTTTTAAAGAGCGCCATCAAATGACTAACAACTGCAATAAAAAAAAGATATAATAATATTAATCAATCAATAAAAAATAAAAAAGCAAATAAGGACTAAGCAACATGTTTAAAGAATTTGCAAAATTAGAACTTCACACACTGCCATCACATACAGAATATTTTCATCCAGAAAATTTCACTGATGTTGTAACAACTGACTCACCTGCTTTACAAGTATTTACAGACTTTCATATTCGCCCTCCTGTAACCATTGATAAAAGAGAATTAGTCTCAAAAGCACTTGAAAAAATGCAATCATCTCAAGTTAAAGCACTACTGGTTATTGATGATGCCGATGATAAAGTTGTAGGCCTAATTAACAGCGCCCAAATATTAGGCATGAAAAAAGTACAAGCCGCACAAGATCATGGTATTAACCAGACTGAAGTAACTGTCTGGATGCTAATGAAGCCTATGGATGAATTGCAAGTTTTAAACTATCGAGACCTAAGCAATGCTAGAGTTGGCCATATTGCCCGTGCTTTACATGAAAAAAACCTTCACCATTTACTTGTTTATGAAGTCTGTCGTAATGAAGAAGAAATGTTAAGAGGGATTTTTTCAGCAACTAGAATCTCTCGTCAATTAGGTATTGAAATTGGTGGTGACTATGCTTCTGAGACAATTGCTGAAATTTCTAAAAGAATATAGCTATATAGCTAACTGCTTAAGTTTTTAAAATGATAAATCATCTCTTAAAATATTTAGCCTTTACCAAATAACTTTAATAAATACTTTTTAGTTCTTTCAATCTCTAATTGATAAATTAAAGCTTTCTTCTTAGCATCAAGTTGAATAAATTTTTCTTGCTCTGAGTCTGATAATAAAGATTCTTTCAGTGCTGACAAATAACCAGGATTAATAACAGAAATTGAACCAAATTGAAGTATATCATCTCCTATATCACCACTTAACTGCTTAGTTGCTTCTTTCATAAATAATTCAGCAGCTTCTTTATTTTCTTCCAGCAATAATTGATAAACGTTTAAAATAGTCTCTCTATTTGAATTTTCATTATTCAATATTGCTTTAACTACTTCAACTCGATCATTTTTATTTTCGAGGTTTAAAATCATATAGACACTTAAGTTAGAAAGATCTGACTGCTCCATTCCAGCTTGAGCTGCACGACTTAAAATCATATCAACAGACTGGTTTACGTCGTCTAACTTTGAAGAAGCGCTTAAAATTCTTGAAACAATATTTTCTATAATTGGTAGAGACTGATTACTATCTAATGCATGTGTAAAGTCTGTTTGTAATCTTGACATAACACGTGATGGATCTGTATTCCATAAATGATTAAGGTTATTCTCACCTGGCAATAATGCTGCGTATTCTTGTTGATTCAAGCCCTCGTTAGAAAGGTTATTTTTATCTGAACCTATATTAATATTAAAATGTACTTCTTCAGTAAACTTAGACTCTCTTGATAATTCTATTTTTAGAGTAACCTCTCCTTCATAATCTGGGTTAAGCGTAAAAAACATATCATTTTCATTAACATTTGCTTTTAAGTACCATGAACCTTCTTCTACATTTTCACCTGAAACATCAATGCTCATTGCATAATATTGGAATAACGTCATTAAATAAATTTCAGAATCATTTGATACATATATTTTATAAGGGTCAAACTGACTACCTTTACCACTGACGATTTGATCGTTTACACGAATAACAAAATTACTATAAGCATTATTAATTAAACTTAATATATCACCTTCAAACTCTCTAATATCAAATATATCCTCTAGACTACCTTCAAAACCAAAAAAATGATTTAATTGACTATCACCTGCAAAAATATTTTCAACTAGCTCTCTTTCGGGTGTATAAAAATTTAAACTTTGAATAATAATTTTATTGTCATAAACAATATACTTAATTGTACCAATTGTCTCTGGTAATGTTTGCGTATTTTTATTATTGTTTTTATCTATAACAGGTTCATCATCAATAAAATTAACACTAATATTTACTTCACCTACATTAAAACCACCATTACCATCTGATACTGCATAACTAAAGCTATCTAGGCCACTATAATTAACATCCGGTATATATTTAATACTTCCATCTGGGTTGATTGTAACCACACCATGTTTTCCTTGAGTTACATTACTAATAGTTAACGGGTCTCCATCAACATCAAAATCATTAGCTAAAGGATTTATTATAATCACTAAATCTTCATCAGTAAGCACATCATCATCAACTATTACTGGCGCATCATTAATTGGATTAATAACCACCTGAACTGTTGCAGTACTTATACCACCATTACCGTCTGATACAGTATAGCTAAAGCTATCTGAGCCATTATAATTAGCATCTGGTTGATAATTAATCGTATTATCTGGATTAATAGTAACCACACCATGCTCTCCGTGAGTAACATTACTGATAGTTAATGGATCTCCATCAACATCAAAATCATTAGCTAAAGGATTTATTGTAATTACTAAGTCTTCATCAGAAAGTACATTGTCATCAACTATTACTGGTGCATCGTTAATATCACCTACATTAATTGTCATGGTAGCTGCTGAAACTGAATTAGTATCACTATCATTGACAAGAAAATCAAAGCTTGCTGTTTCACCGTTGTCATTATCTGGCGTATAAACTAATAAACCAATATCCGCTGTTAAGATAACCGTATCTGATGTAATTGTTGAACCATTATAGCTTAAATCACCATTACCTGAGATCGTTGAGAAGATAACGGTTATTGACTCTAAACTATCACCCGTATCAACATCACTAAAATTAAATTCGCCGCTACTAAAGGTATGTGCTGTATCTTCATTGGTATTTACACTTGATGCTAATGCTACTGGGGCATCGTTGACATCTGAAACATTAATTGTCATCGTGGCAGCTGTAGCGGAGTTAGTATCACCATCATTAACAAGAAAATCAAAGCTTGCTGTTTCACCGTTGTCATTATCTGGGGTATAAACTAATAAACCAATATCCGCTGTTAAAATGACCGTATCTGATGTAATCGTTGAACCATTATAGCTTAAATCACCATTACCTGAGATCGTTGAGAAGATAACGGTTATTGACTCTAAACTATCACCCGTATCAACATCACTAAAATTAAATTCGACGCTACTGAAAGTATGTGCTGTATCTTCATTGGTATTTACACTTGATGCTAATGCTACTGGGGTATCATTTGTATCACTGACATTAATTGTCATGGTAGCTGCTGAAACTGAATTAGTATCACTATCATTGACAAGAAAATCAAAGCTTGCTGTTTCACCGTTGTCATTATCTGGGGTATAGACTAATAAACCAATATCCGCTGTTAAGATAACCGTATCTGATGTAATCGTTGAACCATTATAGCTTAAATCACCATTACCTGAGATTGTTGAGAAGATTACGGTTATTGACTCTAAACTATCACCCGTATCAACATCACTAAAATTAAATTCGCCGGCACTAAAGGTATGTGCTGTATCTTCATTAGTATTTACACTTGATGCCAACGCTACTGGCGCATCATTTACATCTGAAACATTAATCGTCATTGTGGCAGCTGTAGCTGAGTTAGTATCACTATCATTGACTAGGAAATCAAAGCTTGCTGTTTCACCGTTGTCATTATCTGGCGTATAAACTAATAAACTGATATCAGCTGTTAAGATAACCGTATCTGATGTAATCGTTGAACCATTATAGCTTAAATCACCATTACCTGAGATCGTTGAGAAGATTACGGTTATTGACTCTAAACTATCACCCGTATCAACATCACTAAAATTAAATTCGCCGCTACTAAAGGTATGCGCTGTATCTTCATCGGTATTTACACTTGATGCTAATGCTACTGGGGTATCATTTGTATCACTGACATTAATTGTCATGGTAGCTGCTGAAACTGAATTAGTATCACTATCATTGACAAGAAAATCAAAGCTTGCTGTTTCACCGTTGTCATTATCTGGCGTATAAACTAATAAACCAATATCCGCTGTTAAGATAACCGTATCTGATGTAATCGTTGAACCATTATAGCTTAAATCACCATTACCTGAGATTGTTGAGAAGATTACGGTTATTGACTCTAGTGCATCACCTGTATCAACATCACTAAAATTAAATTCACCGGCACTAAAGGTATGTGCCGTATCCTCATTGGTATTTACACTTGATGCAAGTGCAACTGGGGCATCGTTGACATCTGAAACATTAATTGTCATCGTGGCAGCTGTAGCGGAGTTAGTATCGCCATCATTGACAAGAAAATCAAAGCTTGCTGTTTCACCGTTGTCATTATCTGGGGTATAGACTAATAAACCGATATCCGCTGTTAAGATAACCGTATCTGATGTAATCGTTGAACCA comes from the bacterium SCSIO 12844 genome and includes:
- a CDS encoding thymidylate synthase — encoded protein: MKQYLQFLSHIQTHGTKKSDRTGTGTTSVFGYQMRFDLNKGFPLVTTKKIHLKSVIYELLWFLKGETNVKYLQDNGVRIWNEWALDNGDLGPVYGQQWRSWHTPDGRVIDQIQEVIQLIKTKPDSRRLLVNAWNPAVLPDESISPQENVKQGKAALPPCHTLFQFYVADNKLSCMLTQRSADAFLGVPFNIASYALLTHIMAQQCDLEVGEFIFSGGDCHIYHNHQEQIQEQLNRTPYPLPKLNIKRKPQRIEDYNYEDFEILEYQHHPAIKGLVAV
- the serA gene encoding phosphoglycerate dehydrogenase — its product is MAHSLDKDKIKILLLENISQCAVDAFHRAGYRNIEQIKGALNEEQLIEKLQDTRILGIRSRSNLNEMILKQAPKLVAIGCFCIGTNQVSVQAAERYGIPVFNAPFSNTRSVAELVIGQMILLLRDIPKKNAQLHQGIWNKSATNSHEIRGKTLGIIGYGHIGSQVSVLAEALGLKVIFYDIVNRLPLGNANSVTSLDELLKLSDIVSLHVPETELTYNMINNEQLALMKNNAVLINASRGNVIEINALYRYLKQGKFLGVAIDVFPEEPETNQMAFNSPLIEFDHVLLTPHIGGSTIEAQENIGVEVADKLIHYSDNGSTLSSINFPQASLPIHDHGCRLLHIHVNQPGMMRQINRVCSESNINILGQYLQTTTNIGYVVMDIETDQQTALSLLAKLKAIDGTIRSRILY
- the tilS gene encoding tRNA lysidine(34) synthetase TilS, with the translated sequence MNGIESKLTDFLKQYPTDKISIGLSGGIDSIVLLHALSKFRNQYQFTLKAIHINHSLQEKSKDWAVFCETFCQQLGIEFIAVELNDSPTEGNSIEAWARQKRYEAFENILAADQCNYLYLAHHQNDQVETFLLNLMRGSGVNGLSAMPSVRTTNHYTLIRPLLTIPRSNIEAYANHHHLKWIDDPSNDNTRFDRNFMRHEIVNKLNQRFNALNNISQSAIFCQETAQLLDQYLQNDLTSILIDEQYLDHLSLLKLDKIKQIQLIRLWIKQQNIIPPNRNKMNQFIDSIQFAKNNWQLHFNDYVLILYNDLLRLYKDIPEIPESFHIQWSGEVINLKEYDFSITKLDLHSLGIDSDKLNWQDVIIRARKANDYCRPIGRNKQNKLKIIFQEKQIPLWLRKRTPIIEYQGKIIAVGKLFGCN
- a CDS encoding sodium:solute symporter codes for the protein MLIIVVGILTFKSQKKTLNTESYFVSNKKTALFALVATLVMTELNTSTLVGFASLGYGYGSSAVSLSLVFLFGLMFYAITVAKKWKAFDAVSVTTYFDYRYNKLIGLIAKIILTLAMIGFSANYIKSLTLIFLPVFPNLNEWFVSGIFCLIMSLITIRGGLRSIIQIDIFSFLITLVIFPFLYFMSSLSVKSVSTTHSVHQMLPNSLLFSLIIITMFTYILAPWYGQKIFSAQSKKTALKAVIIASIIVAFIYALAILAAANLQKDPSIHCQPQEAIPYLIHYYLPKVFQGIAYAMLFFIAATTIVGLWNTIASVFIAHRVEEIQKTPLKYSILTTLIIAIFSYWLANVFIDQIFEKMVLMNIPISALAFSLLGGFYWKKVNSMASLVSIIFGICGGVFCYFYFGEPVYMWYWAVYVIPLSFIMGTVVTIVTSSTSKFLVAAK
- a CDS encoding CBS domain-containing protein, with the translated sequence MFKEFAKLELHTLPSHTEYFHPENFTDVVTTDSPALQVFTDFHIRPPVTIDKRELVSKALEKMQSSQVKALLVIDDADDKVVGLINSAQILGMKKVQAAQDHGINQTEVTVWMLMKPMDELQVLNYRDLSNARVGHIARALHEKNLHHLLVYEVCRNEEEMLRGIFSATRISRQLGIEIGGDYASETIAEISKRI